From Tripterygium wilfordii isolate XIE 37 chromosome 16, ASM1340144v1, whole genome shotgun sequence, one genomic window encodes:
- the LOC119980549 gene encoding (R)-limonene synthase 1, chloroplastic-like isoform X1 has product MACCLLTSTLFFPSQNNNNRYATTTHRTRVFCNITKTKQHCDDSMAVVRRSADYQPSVWDYDYLQSLNNDFTGEVHTRRVEKLKGKARILLNNAGDPLHQLELIDTLQRLGLGYNFKLEIETILHNIYSKTKTNDLGNLYATALQFRLLRQHGYHVPQEVFENFKECVSGGDDIKGVLSLYEASYYSVEGESIMEEAWDFATRHLKKLDDETVLEGRDPILAMQVRHALELPLHWRVTRFEARWFIDLYEKTNDMNPILLELAKLDFNILQGVYKEELKDLSRWWKNCGLVENLSFARDRLVASHLWAIGVADEPQFANCRKVITKVVALMTVIDDVYDVYGTLDELKLFTDAVERWDINAIKQLPDYIKVCFFALFNTVNEMAFDILKEHGLDVLPNLKKAWISATNAFLVEAEWFHSRYKPTLEEYMNNAFTTIGGPSVIAHGYLFAPNPIRETELNFLENDPDLVRYLSSIFRLQDDLGTSSDELKRGDVPKSIQCYMNETGACEEDARRYIKELMRKTWKKANAVDCVLPQSAIDVISNLARTSHCMYRYGDGHSIENHESKTRALSMLFEPIH; this is encoded by the exons ATGGCTTGTTGCCTTCTTACATCAACTCTATTTTTCCCTTCCCAAAACAACAACAATCGCTATGCTACAACTACTCATCGTACCCGAGTCTTTTGCAAtattacaaaaacaaaacaacattgTGATGATTCAATGGCTGTGGTAAGGAGATCAGCAGATTACCAACCTAGTGTTTGGGACTACGATTACTTACAATCGTTGAACAATGACTTCACG GGAGAGGTACACACAAGAAGAGTTGAGAAACTGAAAGGAAAGGCAAGAATTTTGCTAAATAATGCAGGGGACCCTTTGCATCAATTGGAACTTATTGACACTTTACAAAGGCTTGGATTGGGTTATAATTTCAAATTGGAGATAGAGACCATACTACATAATATCTACTCTAAAACTAAGACCAATGATCTTGGAAATCTGTATGCTACTGCTCTTCAATTTAGACTCCTCAGACAACATGGATATCATGTTCCCCAAG AGGTATTTGAGAATTTCAAGGAATGTGTTAGTGGTGGTGATGATATTAAGGGAGTTTTGAGCTTATATGAAGCATCATATTACTCTGTAGAAGGGGAGAGTATTATGGAGGAAGCATGGGACTTTGCTACTAGACATCTCAAAAAACTAGATGATGAGACAGTACTAGAAGGCCGCGATCCAATTCTGGCAATGCAGGTAAGACATGCCTTGGAGCTTCCACTCCACTGGAGGGTAACAAGATTTGAGGCAAGGTGGTTCATAGACTTGTATGAGAAAACAAATGACATGAACCCAATCTTGCTAGAGCTTGCAAAGTTGGACTTCAACATTTTGCAAGGCGTGTACAAGGAGGAACTCAAGGACCTCTCAAG GTGGTGGAAGAATTGTGGTTTGGTAGAGAATTTGAGTTTCGCGAGGGACCGGTTGGTGGCATCGCACTTGTGGGCAATTGGGGTTGCTGATGAACCTCAGTTTGCAAACTGTAGGAAAGTGATTACAAAGGTGGTCGCACTAATGACAGTGATTGATGATGTTTATGATGTCTATGGTACCTTGGATGAACTCAAACTCTTCACGGATGCTGTTGAAAG GTGGGACATTAATGCAATAAAACAGCTCCCTGACTACATCAAAGTATgtttctttgccctttttaacACTGTCAATGAAATGGCTTTCGACATTCTCAAAGAACATGGCCTCGATGTTTTGCCCAACCTAAAGAAAGCA TGGATAAGTGCAACCAACGCGTTCTTGGTAGAGGCAGAATGGTTTCATAGCAGATACAAGCCAACACTAGAAGAATACATGAACAATGCATTCACAACCATCGGTGGACCTTCAGTCATTGCTCATGGATATCTCTTTGCACCAAACCCCATACGAGAGACCGAGCTGAATTTCCTGGAAAACGATCCAGATTTAGTCCGATatctttcttctatttttcgACTTCAAGATGATTTGGGAACTTCATCA GACGAACTAAAGAGAGGCGACGTCCCGAAATCGATCCAATGCTACATGAATGAAACTGGTGCATGCGAGGAGGATGCCCGCAGATACATTAAGGAGTTGATGAGAAAGACATGGAAGAAAGCCAATGCTGTAGATTGTGTATTGCCTCAATCTGCCATTGATGTAATATCAAATCTTGCCAGAACCTCCCACTGTATGTATCGGTATGGTGATGGTCACAGCATTGAAAACCATGAGTCCAAGACTCGAGCCTTGTCCATGCTTTTTGAGCCAATTCATTAG
- the LOC119980549 gene encoding (R)-limonene synthase 1, chloroplastic-like isoform X2: MPRKVDQSEINQNPPLLRSPSFPISGKGEVHTRRVEKLKGKARILLNNAGDPLHQLELIDTLQRLGLGYNFKLEIETILHNIYSKTKTNDLGNLYATALQFRLLRQHGYHVPQEVFENFKECVSGGDDIKGVLSLYEASYYSVEGESIMEEAWDFATRHLKKLDDETVLEGRDPILAMQVRHALELPLHWRVTRFEARWFIDLYEKTNDMNPILLELAKLDFNILQGVYKEELKDLSRWWKNCGLVENLSFARDRLVASHLWAIGVADEPQFANCRKVITKVVALMTVIDDVYDVYGTLDELKLFTDAVERWDINAIKQLPDYIKVCFFALFNTVNEMAFDILKEHGLDVLPNLKKAWISATNAFLVEAEWFHSRYKPTLEEYMNNAFTTIGGPSVIAHGYLFAPNPIRETELNFLENDPDLVRYLSSIFRLQDDLGTSSDELKRGDVPKSIQCYMNETGACEEDARRYIKELMRKTWKKANAVDCVLPQSAIDVISNLARTSHCMYRYGDGHSIENHESKTRALSMLFEPIH, translated from the exons ATGCCTCGCAAGGTGGATCAGAGCGAGATAAATCAAAACCCTCCTCTTCTTCGATCTCCATCATTTCCAATTTCTGGAAAG GGAGAGGTACACACAAGAAGAGTTGAGAAACTGAAAGGAAAGGCAAGAATTTTGCTAAATAATGCAGGGGACCCTTTGCATCAATTGGAACTTATTGACACTTTACAAAGGCTTGGATTGGGTTATAATTTCAAATTGGAGATAGAGACCATACTACATAATATCTACTCTAAAACTAAGACCAATGATCTTGGAAATCTGTATGCTACTGCTCTTCAATTTAGACTCCTCAGACAACATGGATATCATGTTCCCCAAG AGGTATTTGAGAATTTCAAGGAATGTGTTAGTGGTGGTGATGATATTAAGGGAGTTTTGAGCTTATATGAAGCATCATATTACTCTGTAGAAGGGGAGAGTATTATGGAGGAAGCATGGGACTTTGCTACTAGACATCTCAAAAAACTAGATGATGAGACAGTACTAGAAGGCCGCGATCCAATTCTGGCAATGCAGGTAAGACATGCCTTGGAGCTTCCACTCCACTGGAGGGTAACAAGATTTGAGGCAAGGTGGTTCATAGACTTGTATGAGAAAACAAATGACATGAACCCAATCTTGCTAGAGCTTGCAAAGTTGGACTTCAACATTTTGCAAGGCGTGTACAAGGAGGAACTCAAGGACCTCTCAAG GTGGTGGAAGAATTGTGGTTTGGTAGAGAATTTGAGTTTCGCGAGGGACCGGTTGGTGGCATCGCACTTGTGGGCAATTGGGGTTGCTGATGAACCTCAGTTTGCAAACTGTAGGAAAGTGATTACAAAGGTGGTCGCACTAATGACAGTGATTGATGATGTTTATGATGTCTATGGTACCTTGGATGAACTCAAACTCTTCACGGATGCTGTTGAAAG GTGGGACATTAATGCAATAAAACAGCTCCCTGACTACATCAAAGTATgtttctttgccctttttaacACTGTCAATGAAATGGCTTTCGACATTCTCAAAGAACATGGCCTCGATGTTTTGCCCAACCTAAAGAAAGCA TGGATAAGTGCAACCAACGCGTTCTTGGTAGAGGCAGAATGGTTTCATAGCAGATACAAGCCAACACTAGAAGAATACATGAACAATGCATTCACAACCATCGGTGGACCTTCAGTCATTGCTCATGGATATCTCTTTGCACCAAACCCCATACGAGAGACCGAGCTGAATTTCCTGGAAAACGATCCAGATTTAGTCCGATatctttcttctatttttcgACTTCAAGATGATTTGGGAACTTCATCA GACGAACTAAAGAGAGGCGACGTCCCGAAATCGATCCAATGCTACATGAATGAAACTGGTGCATGCGAGGAGGATGCCCGCAGATACATTAAGGAGTTGATGAGAAAGACATGGAAGAAAGCCAATGCTGTAGATTGTGTATTGCCTCAATCTGCCATTGATGTAATATCAAATCTTGCCAGAACCTCCCACTGTATGTATCGGTATGGTGATGGTCACAGCATTGAAAACCATGAGTCCAAGACTCGAGCCTTGTCCATGCTTTTTGAGCCAATTCATTAG
- the LOC119980549 gene encoding (R)-limonene synthase 1, chloroplastic-like isoform X3, which produces MACCLLTSTLFFPSQNNNNRYATTTHRTRVFCNITKTKQHCDDSMAVVRRSADYQPSVWDYDYLQSLNNDFTGEVHTRRVEKLKGKARILLNNAGDPLHQLELIDTLQRLGLGYNFKLEIETILHNIYSKTKTNDLGNLYATALQFRLLRQHGYHVPQEVFENFKECVSGGDDIKGVLSLYEASYYSVEGESIMEEAWDFATRHLKKLDDETVLEGRDPILAMQVRHALELPLHWRVTRFEARWFIDLYEKTNDMNPILLELAKLDFNILQGVYKEELKDLSRWWKNCGLVENLSFARDRLVASHLWAIGVADEPQFANCRKVITKVVALMTVIDDVYDVYGTLDELKLFTDAVERWDINAIKQLPDYIKVCFFALFNTVNEMAFDILKEHGLDVLPNLKKAWISATNAFLVEAEWFHSRYKPTLEEYMNNAFTTIGGPSVIAHGYLFAPNPIRETELNFLENDPDLVRYLSSIFRLQDDLGTSSVWTLFLIKYVK; this is translated from the exons ATGGCTTGTTGCCTTCTTACATCAACTCTATTTTTCCCTTCCCAAAACAACAACAATCGCTATGCTACAACTACTCATCGTACCCGAGTCTTTTGCAAtattacaaaaacaaaacaacattgTGATGATTCAATGGCTGTGGTAAGGAGATCAGCAGATTACCAACCTAGTGTTTGGGACTACGATTACTTACAATCGTTGAACAATGACTTCACG GGAGAGGTACACACAAGAAGAGTTGAGAAACTGAAAGGAAAGGCAAGAATTTTGCTAAATAATGCAGGGGACCCTTTGCATCAATTGGAACTTATTGACACTTTACAAAGGCTTGGATTGGGTTATAATTTCAAATTGGAGATAGAGACCATACTACATAATATCTACTCTAAAACTAAGACCAATGATCTTGGAAATCTGTATGCTACTGCTCTTCAATTTAGACTCCTCAGACAACATGGATATCATGTTCCCCAAG AGGTATTTGAGAATTTCAAGGAATGTGTTAGTGGTGGTGATGATATTAAGGGAGTTTTGAGCTTATATGAAGCATCATATTACTCTGTAGAAGGGGAGAGTATTATGGAGGAAGCATGGGACTTTGCTACTAGACATCTCAAAAAACTAGATGATGAGACAGTACTAGAAGGCCGCGATCCAATTCTGGCAATGCAGGTAAGACATGCCTTGGAGCTTCCACTCCACTGGAGGGTAACAAGATTTGAGGCAAGGTGGTTCATAGACTTGTATGAGAAAACAAATGACATGAACCCAATCTTGCTAGAGCTTGCAAAGTTGGACTTCAACATTTTGCAAGGCGTGTACAAGGAGGAACTCAAGGACCTCTCAAG GTGGTGGAAGAATTGTGGTTTGGTAGAGAATTTGAGTTTCGCGAGGGACCGGTTGGTGGCATCGCACTTGTGGGCAATTGGGGTTGCTGATGAACCTCAGTTTGCAAACTGTAGGAAAGTGATTACAAAGGTGGTCGCACTAATGACAGTGATTGATGATGTTTATGATGTCTATGGTACCTTGGATGAACTCAAACTCTTCACGGATGCTGTTGAAAG GTGGGACATTAATGCAATAAAACAGCTCCCTGACTACATCAAAGTATgtttctttgccctttttaacACTGTCAATGAAATGGCTTTCGACATTCTCAAAGAACATGGCCTCGATGTTTTGCCCAACCTAAAGAAAGCA TGGATAAGTGCAACCAACGCGTTCTTGGTAGAGGCAGAATGGTTTCATAGCAGATACAAGCCAACACTAGAAGAATACATGAACAATGCATTCACAACCATCGGTGGACCTTCAGTCATTGCTCATGGATATCTCTTTGCACCAAACCCCATACGAGAGACCGAGCTGAATTTCCTGGAAAACGATCCAGATTTAGTCCGATatctttcttctatttttcgACTTCAAGATGATTTGGGAACTTCATCAGTATGGACCTTATTCTTAATCAAATATGTCAAAT GA
- the LOC119980547 gene encoding terpene synthase 10-like isoform X1, with amino-acid sequence MAASCFVTSTVFFPSQINNNRYTSTTHSTRVFCKITKTKAKQHCDDSKVVVRRSADYQPSVWDDNYLQSLNNDFMGEAHKRRVENLKGKARILLNNAGGPSHQLELIDTLQRLGLGYNFKLEIETILHNIYSKTKTNHLGNLYVTAIQFRLLREHGYHVPQEVFENFKDETGDFKECVGGDDVRGILSLYEASYYSVEGESIMEEAWDFATRHLKKLDDERVLDGRDPILAMQVRHALELPLHWRRTRFEARWFIDLYEKTNDMNPMLLELAKLDFNILQGMYKEELKDLSRWWKNCGLVEKLSFARDRLVASHLWAIGIADEPQFANCRKVITKVIALITVIDDVYDVYGTLDELKLFTDVVERWDINAIKQLPDYLKICFFALFNTVNEMAFDILKEHGLDVLPNLKKAWIDLMNAYLVEAEWFHGGYKPTLEEYMNNGVFSITGPSITSHGYLFSAKPIRETDLNFLENDPDFVRHFSCIFRLQDDLGTSSDELQRGDVPKSIQCYMNETGACEEDARKYIKELMRKTWKKTNAVDCVLPQSAIVVMSNLARTSHCMYRYGDGHGVEDHVSKTRACSMLFEPIH; translated from the exons ATGGCAGCTTCTTGCTTTGTTACATCAACTGTGTTCTTCCCTTCCCAAATCAACAACAATCGCTATACTTCAACTACTCACAGTACCCGAGTCTTTTGCAAGATTACAaagacaaaagcaaaacaacatTGTGATGATTCAAAGGTTGTGGTAAGGAGATCAGCAGACTACCAACCCAGCGTCTGGGATGACAATTACTTACAATCATTGAACAATGACTTTATG GGAGAGGCACACAAAAGAAGAGTTGAGAATCTGAAAGGAAAAGCAAGAATTTTGCTGAATAATGCAGGGGGCCCGTCGCATCAATTGGAACTTATTGACACTTTACAAAGGCTTGGATTGGGTTATAATTTCAAATTGGAGATAGAGACCATACTACATAACATCTACTCTAAAACTAAGACCAATCATCTTGGAAATCTCTATGTCACTGCTATTCAATTTAGACTCCTCAGAGAACATGGATATCATGTTCCCCAAG AGGTATTTGAGAATTTCAAGGACGAAACAGGCGATTTCAAGGAATGTGTTGGTGGCGATGATGTAAGGGGAATTTTGAGCTTATATGAAGCATCATATTACTCTGTAGAAGGGGAGAGTATTATGGAGGAAGCATGGGACTTTGCTACTAGACATCTCAAAAAACTAGATGATGAGAGAGTACTAGATGGCCGCGATCCGATTCTGGCAATGCAGGTAAGGCATGCCTTGGAGCTTCCACTACACTGGAGGCGAACAAGATTTGAGGCAAGGTGGTTCATAGACTTGTATGAGAAAACAAATGACATGAACCCAATGTTGCTAGAGCTTGCGAAGTTGGACTTCAACATTTTGCAAGGCATGTACAAGGAGGAACTCAAGGACCTCTCAAG GTGGTGGAAGAATTGTGGTTTGGTAGAGAAATTGAGTTTTGCGAGGGACCGGTTGGTCGCATCGCACTTGTGGGCAATTGGGATTGCTGATGAGCCTCAGTTTGCAAACTGTAGGAAAGTGATTACAAAGGTGATTGCACTAATCACAGTGATTGATGATGTTTATGATGTCTATGGTACCTTGGATGAACTCAAACTCTTCACGGATGTTGTTGAAAG GTGGGACATTAATGCAATAAAACAGCTCCCTGACTACCTCAAAATATGTTTCTTTGCCCTTTTCAACACTGTCAATGAAATGGCTTTCGATATTCTGAAAGAACATGGCCTTGATGTCTTGCCTAACCTAAAGAAAGCA TGGATAGATTTAATGAATGCATACTTGGTAGAGGCAGAATGGTTTCATGGCGGATACAAGCCAACACTGGAAGAATACATGAACAATGGAGTCTTTTCAATCACTGGACCTTCAATCACTTCTCATGGATATCTCTTTTCAGCAAAACCCATACGAGAGACCGATTTGAATTTCCTCGAAAACGATCCAGATTTTGTTCGCCATTTTTCTTGTATCTTTCGGCTTCAAGATGATTTGGGAACTTCATCA GATGAACTGCAGAGAGGCGATGTCCCGAAATCGATCCAATGCTACATGAATGAAACTGGTGCATGCGAGGAGGACGCCCGCAAATACATTAAGGAGTTGATGAGAAAGACATGGAAGAAGACCAATGCTGTAGACTGTGTATTACCTCAATCTGCCATTGTTGTAATGTCAAATCTTGCCAGAACCTCCCATTGTATGTATAGGTATGGTGATGGTCACGGCGTTGAAGACCATGTGTCCAAGACTCGAGCCTGTTCAATGCTTTTTGAGCCAATTCATTAG
- the LOC119981111 gene encoding extended synaptotagmin-1-like, with translation MSSRRKRRAGMSVEEAVEFLNHLWVEKPMLPLLISLILGCWVIERWVFSLSNWVPLVVAVWATIQYQSHQSQILMEDLNKKWKRVILNTSPITPLEHCEWLNKLLMEVWQSYMNPKLSLRFSSIVEKQLKHRKPRLIEQIKLMEFSLGSSPPSLGLQGARWSTSGDQKFMRLGFDWDTCDMSILLHAKLAKPLRGTARIVINSLHIKGDLLFVPILDGKSILYSFISTPEVRIGVAFGSGGSQSLPATELPGVSSWLVKLFTDTLVKTLVEPRRRCYSLPAVDLRKKAVGGIIYVTVISAGNLFRSNLKGSPSRKHSFSLNGSLEEHNSDKDLRTFVEVELEELTRRTAVKKGSDPKWDSTFNMILHEESGTLRFHLYECNPGSVKYDYLASCEIKVKYVADDSTIFWAIGPQSGVIAKSVEFCGKEVEMVVPFEGVSAGELTVRLVLKEWQFADGSHSLGKFHAASPLSLYGSSNFLTRTGRKINVSVVEGKEFLVKDKSGKCGTYTKLQYGKAFMKTRTAHTPNPIWNQKFEFDEIGGGEYLKIKCYTEDLFGDEHIGSARVNLEGLADGTVRDVWVPLEKVNSGELRLQIEAVRVDDNESRGAGSGKGWIELVLVEARDLIAADLRGTSDPYVRVQYGNFKKRTKVMYKTLNPQWHQTLEFTDDGSPLVLHVKDHNSLLPTSSIGDCAVEYRRLPPNQMADKWIPLQGVKRGEIRIQITRKVPDLQKKTSLDSESSSTKAHQISSQMKQMMAKVQSLIDEGNLEALSTTLSELESLQDTQEEYMLQIETEETLLLNKIKQVGQEIFSSSSPPSHSRRSIGE, from the exons ATGTCGAGTAGGAGAAAGAGGAGAGCTGGTATGAGTGTAGAAGAGGCAGTGGAGTTCTTGAACCATTTATGGGTGGAAAAACcaatgcttcctttattgatttctttgattttgggTTGTTGGGTTATTGAGAGAtgggttttctctctctccaattGGGTTCCTCTTGTCGTTGCTGTTTGGGCAACTATCCAG TATCAGAGTCATCAAAGCCAAATATTGATGGAGGACTTAAATAAAAAGTGGAAACGTGTCATATTAAACACATCG CCAATTACACCTTTGGAGCATTGTGAGTGGCTGAACAAATTGTTAATGGAAGTCTGGCAAAGCTACATGAACCCAAAACTTTCGTTaaggttttcttcaattgttgaG AAGCAATTGAAGCACCGAAAGCCACGGCTTATA GAACAAATCAAATTAATGGAGTTTTCACTGGGTTCGTCCCCTCCTAGTTTGGGTCTTCAAGGTGCTCGCTGGTCAACTTCAGGTGATCAG AAATTTATGCGCTTGGGGTTTGACTGGGACACCTGTGACATGAGCATTTTGTTGCATGCGAAGTTGGCCAAGCCATTGAGGGGAACTGCACGGATTGTCATAAATAGCCTCCATATCAAGGGTGAT CTTCTCTTTGTGCCGATTCTCGATGGAAAATCAATTTTGTACTCTTTCATATCAACTCCTGAAGTTAGAATAGGAGTTGCCTTTGGAAGTGGTGGAAGCCAATCACTACCTGCCACAGAGCTTCCAGGAGTTTCATCATGGCTG GTTAAGCTTTTCACTGACACCTTAGTTAAGACATTGGTTGAACCTCGCCGCCGTTGTTACTCTTTACCAGCTGTTGATTTGAGGAAAAAAGCTGTTGGTGGAATTATATATGTGACTGTAATTTCAGCGGGTAATCTCTTTAGAAGTAACTTAAAAGGAAGTCCATCACGAAAGCATAGCTTTTCTCTGAATGGTAGTTTGGAAGAGCACAATAGTGATAAAGACCTGCGGACATTTGTGGAGGTTGAACTTGAAGAATTAACAAGGAGAACCGCTGTGAAGAAAGGCTCTGATCCTAAGTGGGATTCGacatttaatatgattttacaTGAAGAATCAGGAACTCTGCGATTCCACCTTTATGAGTGTAACCCTGGCAGCGTGAAGTATGACTATCTAGCAAGCTGTGAAATCAAG GTGAAGTATGTTGCAGATGATTCTACTATATTTTGGGCCATAGGACCCCAGTCTGGTGTGATAGCCAAGAGCGTTGAATTTTGTGGAAAGGAAGTTGAGATGGTTGTTCCATTTGAGGGTGTCAGTGCAGGAGAG TTAACTGTTAGGCTTGTGTTAAAAGAATGGCAATTTGCAGACGGTTCACATAGTTTGGGAAAATTTCATGCTGCCTCTCCACTTTCACTATATGGGTCATCAAATTTTCTTACAAGAACTGGAAGGAAAATTAACGTAAGCGTtgtggaaggaaaggaatttcTTGTGAAGGACAAATCTGGAAAGTGTGGCACATATACTAAATTGCAGTATGGAAAG GCTTTCATGAAAACAAGAACTGCACATACTCCTAATCCTATCTGGAACCAAAAGTTCGAATTTGATGAGATTGGAGGTGGTGAATATCTTAAGATAAAATGCTACACTGAAGACCTGTTTGGAGACGAACATATTGGTAGTGCTCGAGTTAATTTGGAAGGGTTGGCAGACGGGACAGTCAGGGACGTATGGGTCCCCCTTGAAAAAGTCAATTCAGGAGAACTAAGGCTTCAAATAGAAGCAGTTCGAGTTGATGACAACGAATCAAGG GGTGCGGGTTCGGGAAAAGGTTGGATTGAACTTGTACTTGTTGAAGCAAGGGACCTTATTGCAGCTGATCTCAGAGGGACAAGTGATCCATATGTCAGAGTACAATATGGAAACttcaagaaaagaacaaag GTAATGTACAAAACATTGAATCCGCAATGGCATCAGACTTTAGAGTTCACGGATGATGGAAGCCCATTGGTCTTGCATGTGAAAGACCACAATTCCCTACTACCTACGTCTAGTATAGGTGATTGTGCCGTAGAATATCGGAGATTGCCTCCAAATCAGATGGCAGACAAGTGGATACCCCTCCAAGGAGTGAAGAGGGGAGAAATCCGCATTCAAATTACTAGAAAAGTGCCTGATCTACAGAAGAAGACCAGTTTAGATTCCGAATCATCCTCAACTAAAGCACACCAGATTTCTAGCCAG ATGAAACAAATGATGGCCAAAGTTCAATCTCTAATTGATGAAGGCAATCTCGAAGCACTCTCAACGACTCTAAGCGAGCTGGAAAGCTTGCAGGATACTCAAGAAGAATACATGCTGCAGATTGAGACAGAAGAAACACTCCTGCTTAACAAAATAAAGCAGGTTGGTCAAGAAATCTTCAGCTCCTCCTCACCACCTTCACACAGCAGAAGATCTATAGGAGAGTGA